One segment of Pseudodesulfovibrio sp. 5S69 DNA contains the following:
- a CDS encoding ABC transporter ATP-binding protein, translating into MLTIEDLHVNIGDKEVLQGIDLQINDGETFILFGPNGSGKTSLLMTLMGFSGYEVTKGKIIFKGEDITDAPMYERARLGMGMSFQRPPTIHGLRTRHLVQMCSRKGHVNTDLLAETVNMGDFLDRDINAGFSGGEIKRSELLQLMAQQPDLVLFDEPESGVDMENMQLVGKVARDVLDGKFSVAPDLSLKERKERVKTAGLIITHTGYILDYVNADRGQVLYQGHLCCEGRPRDILDHIREHGYQECVRCMN; encoded by the coding sequence ATGCTGACCATTGAAGACTTGCATGTCAACATCGGCGACAAAGAGGTCCTGCAAGGGATCGACCTACAGATAAACGACGGGGAGACCTTCATCCTGTTCGGCCCCAACGGTTCGGGCAAAACGTCCCTGCTCATGACCCTGATGGGTTTTTCCGGCTATGAGGTGACCAAGGGCAAGATCATCTTCAAGGGCGAGGACATCACCGACGCCCCGATGTACGAGCGCGCCCGACTGGGCATGGGCATGTCCTTCCAGCGGCCGCCGACCATCCACGGCCTGCGCACCCGCCACCTGGTCCAGATGTGTTCGCGCAAGGGCCATGTCAACACGGACCTGCTGGCCGAGACCGTGAACATGGGCGATTTCCTCGACCGCGACATCAACGCGGGCTTCTCGGGCGGCGAGATCAAGCGTTCCGAATTGCTTCAGCTCATGGCCCAGCAGCCCGACCTGGTGCTCTTCGACGAGCCCGAGTCCGGCGTGGACATGGAGAACATGCAGCTCGTGGGCAAGGTGGCCAGGGACGTCCTGGACGGCAAGTTCAGCGTGGCTCCGGACCTGAGCCTCAAGGAGCGCAAGGAGCGGGTCAAGACCGCCGGGCTGATCATCACCCACACCGGGTATATCCTCGACTACGTGAACGCCGACCGGGGCCAGGTCCTGTACCAGGGGCATCTGTGCTGCGAAGGCCGTCCCAGAGACATTCTGGACCACATCCGGGAGCACGGCTACCAGGAATGTGTCCGCTGCATGAACTAG
- a CDS encoding SufB/SufD family protein encodes MSKVDLKNFKFDGLNQEAIADLNALSDEDKDQLLMAGVVSDLSTRSASYLQMDQSAVHCQSRDEGVEIMDIKDALKKYDGLKEYFWTLVDKDKDEFTRSAYDNLHGGYFIRVKAGAKIKDPIQSCLMLKSENVGQNVHNLVIIEEGAEAHIITGCSVAHGTRSGAHLGISEFFVKKNASLTFTMVHNWSDSVAVRPRSAGMVEEGGKFLNNYVLLKPVKDLQMYPAITLNGPDSVARFNSVVVATEGSLLDMGNRVVMNAPNTRCEIIARTIAAGGTIINRGHIAAHNVPSKGHLECQGLILGGGRIWAIPELDGTVEGVELSHEASVGKIAQEEIEYLMARGMDEDEATSTIVRGFLNTDIMGLPDRLQQEIDKQIEELQTSSAM; translated from the coding sequence ATGAGTAAAGTCGATCTGAAGAATTTCAAGTTTGACGGCCTCAACCAGGAGGCCATCGCCGATCTGAACGCCCTGTCCGACGAGGACAAGGACCAACTGCTCATGGCGGGCGTGGTCTCGGACCTGTCCACCCGGTCCGCTTCCTACCTGCAGATGGACCAGTCCGCTGTACACTGCCAGTCCAGGGACGAGGGCGTGGAGATCATGGACATCAAGGACGCCCTGAAGAAGTACGACGGCCTCAAGGAGTACTTCTGGACCCTGGTGGACAAGGACAAGGACGAGTTCACCCGGTCCGCCTACGACAACCTGCACGGCGGCTATTTCATCCGGGTCAAGGCCGGGGCCAAGATCAAGGACCCCATCCAGTCCTGCCTCATGCTCAAATCCGAGAACGTGGGCCAGAACGTCCACAATCTCGTGATCATCGAGGAGGGGGCCGAGGCGCACATCATCACCGGCTGTTCCGTGGCCCACGGCACCAGGTCCGGCGCGCACCTGGGCATCTCCGAGTTCTTCGTCAAGAAGAACGCGTCGCTGACCTTCACCATGGTCCACAACTGGTCCGACTCCGTGGCCGTGCGGCCGCGTTCGGCGGGCATGGTCGAGGAGGGCGGCAAGTTCCTGAACAACTACGTCCTGCTCAAACCGGTCAAGGATCTGCAGATGTATCCCGCCATCACCCTGAACGGCCCGGACTCCGTGGCCCGTTTCAACTCCGTGGTGGTGGCCACCGAAGGCTCGTTGCTGGACATGGGCAACCGCGTGGTCATGAACGCCCCGAACACCCGGTGCGAGATCATCGCCCGGACCATCGCCGCGGGCGGCACGATCATCAACCGGGGCCACATCGCCGCCCACAACGTGCCGAGCAAAGGCCATCTGGAATGCCAGGGGCTGATCCTCGGCGGCGGGCGCATCTGGGCCATCCCCGAACTGGACGGCACGGTCGAGGGCGTGGAGCTCTCCCACGAGGCCTCGGTGGGCAAGATCGCCCAGGAGGAGATCGAATATCTCATGGCCCGCGGCATGGACGAGGACGAGGCTACCTCGACCATCGTGCGCGGCTTTTTGAACACCGACATCATGGGGCTGCCTGATCGTTTGCAACAGGAAATCGACAAGCAGATCGAGGAGTTGCAGACCTCCAGCGCCATGTAG
- a CDS encoding TetR/AcrR family transcriptional regulator, whose protein sequence is MTKKEGILLAAQELFARCGYAGTTMKMVAEQAGVASGLVFHYYESKENLFMEAGAELIKDMVTTLRQATDETASGCEAMGTFVRAYLDFTIEHEKTFPTIIRCSPFSDDNPDLDREKIAAKFLNLIHIIEDILRRGIEDGSIRDLPVPQTAFMVYGVIVGAVRTRFLTPYDIPGLFAEAREFVLRSVCV, encoded by the coding sequence ATGACGAAGAAGGAAGGGATCCTGCTGGCAGCCCAGGAATTGTTCGCCCGTTGCGGCTATGCGGGCACGACCATGAAAATGGTCGCCGAGCAGGCCGGCGTGGCTTCGGGCCTGGTTTTTCACTACTACGAGTCCAAGGAAAACCTGTTCATGGAGGCCGGGGCCGAACTGATCAAGGACATGGTCACCACCCTGCGCCAGGCCACCGACGAGACGGCCAGCGGCTGCGAGGCCATGGGCACCTTTGTCAGGGCCTACCTGGATTTCACCATCGAACACGAAAAGACCTTCCCCACGATCATCCGGTGTTCGCCGTTCAGCGACGACAACCCGGACCTGGACCGCGAGAAGATCGCGGCCAAATTCCTGAATCTCATCCACATCATCGAGGACATCCTGCGGCGCGGAATCGAGGACGGCTCCATCAGGGACCTGCCGGTCCCCCAGACGGCCTTCATGGTCTACGGCGTCATCGTCGGCGCGGTCCGCACCCGGTTCCTGACGCCCTACGACATCCCCGGCCTGTTCGCCGAGGCCAGGGAGTTCGTCCTGCGCAGCGTCTGCGTCTAG
- a CDS encoding metal-dependent hydrolase — MPDYRGHLAGGLFFGIMGLVGVVLLGWMVFEPLLAAGLLGFCLLGALFPDVDTNSKGQNLYYAVFVLVDLGLIIKGLYVWAAWFGLFSMLPAVGSHRGWTHTWWAMLVVPLPILVIPFFMQAQGLVRQFAPFYAAFVLGYFSHLILDGEFK; from the coding sequence ATGCCCGATTATAGAGGACATTTGGCCGGAGGGCTGTTCTTTGGCATCATGGGCCTGGTGGGCGTGGTCCTGCTGGGCTGGATGGTCTTCGAGCCGCTCCTGGCCGCGGGACTGCTCGGCTTCTGTCTGCTCGGGGCGCTGTTCCCGGACGTGGACACCAACTCCAAGGGGCAGAATCTTTACTACGCGGTCTTCGTGCTCGTGGACCTGGGGCTGATCATCAAGGGATTGTATGTCTGGGCCGCCTGGTTCGGGCTCTTCTCCATGCTTCCCGCCGTGGGCTCGCACCGGGGCTGGACCCATACCTGGTGGGCCATGCTGGTGGTCCCCCTGCCCATCTTGGTCATTCCTTTCTTCATGCAGGCGCAAGGGCTCGTCCGGCAGTTTGCGCCATTTTACGCAGCCTTTGTGCTGGGCTACTTTTCCCACCTGATCCTGGACGGAGAATTCAAATGA
- a CDS encoding glycosyltransferase family 4 protein yields the protein MKVLLLDLGKIMRGGQRQVYYLARALHRAERFDPLVAVPGDSPLKPLLMADGIPFTELPGHTDYNPMNILRVLGIVKSFNPDVVHTNDAKGASLGAMAKKMHNTFRLVHSRRVSYRLKPGWSKNKYLLGDVLVAVSREIQEVLVDCGVPEEKTTVIHSGIDPAMYTTESRHHPVLTLGAVGALSSQKGFEVLIEALAHLRKSPDMPDWQCMIAGEGPLQQDLKKQAEKLNLADSILFLGYRDSREVLPEIDILTVPSVDGEGSNAVIKEGWATRTPVITSDLPSNLELVSHERDGLVFRNRDAADLAACIVRLVNDRELCDRLLAGGAESVIDYTDVKMADRYMSLYKGLRG from the coding sequence TTGAAGGTACTGCTCCTAGACTTGGGCAAGATCATGCGCGGCGGACAACGCCAGGTATATTATCTGGCGCGGGCTCTGCACCGTGCCGAACGGTTCGACCCCCTGGTCGCGGTGCCCGGGGACTCGCCGCTCAAGCCCCTGCTCATGGCCGACGGCATCCCCTTCACCGAGCTCCCCGGCCACACCGACTACAATCCAATGAATATCCTCCGGGTGCTCGGGATCGTCAAATCCTTCAATCCGGACGTGGTCCACACCAACGACGCCAAGGGTGCGTCCCTGGGCGCCATGGCCAAGAAGATGCACAACACCTTCCGGCTGGTCCACAGCCGCCGCGTGTCCTACCGCCTCAAGCCCGGCTGGAGCAAGAACAAGTACCTCCTGGGCGACGTCCTGGTGGCCGTCAGCCGCGAAATCCAGGAGGTCCTGGTGGACTGCGGCGTGCCCGAGGAAAAAACCACGGTCATCCACAGCGGCATCGACCCGGCCATGTACACCACCGAGTCGCGCCATCACCCGGTGCTGACCCTCGGTGCCGTGGGCGCGCTCAGCTCGCAAAAGGGGTTCGAGGTTCTCATCGAGGCGCTGGCCCACCTGCGCAAGTCCCCGGACATGCCGGACTGGCAGTGCATGATTGCGGGCGAAGGCCCCCTCCAGCAGGATCTCAAGAAGCAGGCCGAAAAGCTCAACCTGGCGGACTCCATCCTCTTCCTCGGCTATCGGGACAGCCGCGAAGTCCTGCCCGAGATCGACATCCTGACCGTCCCGTCCGTGGACGGCGAAGGGTCGAACGCGGTCATCAAGGAAGGCTGGGCCACCCGGACCCCGGTGATCACATCGGACCTGCCCTCCAACCTCGAACTGGTCAGCCACGAGCGCGACGGCCTGGTCTTCAGGAACCGCGACGCGGCCGACCTGGCCGCGTGTATCGTCCGGCTGGTCAACGACCGGGAACTCTGCGACCGGCTGCTCGCGGGCGGCGCGGAATCCGTCATCGACTACACGGACGTGAAAATGGCCGACCGGTACATGTCCCTGTACAAAGGGCTCCGGGGCTGA
- the sucD gene encoding succinate--CoA ligase subunit alpha: MLLDEHNSKLLFETATIPVPKGTTVFPGEEDDFAPGYPLPWFLKAQVLSGGRGKSGGILRIDDPAEFPAKARKLFGREIKGESVPFIRVEPGEDITHEFYLSLTVSRERRCILLTAGRQGGVEVEKLGADNLLVQEIGLPGGPAPHQVRAAFFHLGLDKDRFKDFAGLLDALFRCLLDNGLLMAEINPLILTPDGRLVALDGKVEMDDNFVDLHPEAEAYYQREHAAPEENLARDAGLSFVRLPGWVGLMVNGAGLAMATMDLLNFSGLPASNFLDLGGAADQKRMETALELLFGDTQVKAIFINLFGGILSCEKVALAMQGALGGKSPEKPIVVRMSGKDAEAGLKILRELNADNLHMAGDMQAAIAILDTIRPPQTEAVDYPAPLDLPLGPRPAPTGWQSETIFAVDADTPILVQGITGREGQLHTRLMQEYGANVVAGVTPFKGGQEILGVPVYNSIAEARRAHDIGASIIFVPPRMAADAVAEAASNEIPWTVCITEGITQHEMLAAFGRAKGSPTRIVGPNTPGIIVPGRTKIGIMPTMPFMPGPVAVLSRSGTLTYEVADRLTRAGIGQSICVGIGGDPFIGVDFVDMFEMIRNHDQTRAVIVLGEIGGQAEENLAEYVVRTGFDKPVISFIAGQTAPAGKRLGHAGAILEAGGGIQAKLETMGKAGFAVCPSLEAVAETTARALE, translated from the coding sequence ATGTTACTCGACGAACACAATAGCAAACTCCTCTTCGAAACGGCCACAATCCCCGTCCCCAAAGGAACGACGGTCTTCCCGGGGGAAGAAGACGATTTCGCCCCCGGCTATCCCCTGCCCTGGTTTCTCAAGGCCCAGGTCCTGTCCGGCGGGCGCGGCAAGTCCGGCGGCATCCTGCGCATCGACGACCCCGCCGAATTCCCGGCCAAGGCCAGGAAACTGTTCGGCCGCGAGATCAAAGGAGAATCGGTGCCCTTCATCCGGGTCGAACCGGGCGAGGACATCACGCACGAGTTCTACCTCTCCCTGACCGTCTCCCGGGAGCGGCGCTGCATTCTGCTGACCGCCGGCCGCCAGGGAGGCGTGGAGGTCGAAAAACTGGGCGCGGACAACCTCCTGGTCCAGGAGATCGGCCTGCCCGGCGGCCCGGCCCCGCACCAGGTCCGGGCGGCCTTCTTCCACCTCGGACTGGACAAGGATCGGTTCAAGGATTTCGCCGGGCTCCTGGATGCTCTTTTCCGGTGCCTGCTCGACAACGGCCTGCTCATGGCCGAAATCAATCCCTTGATCCTCACCCCGGACGGCCGCCTGGTGGCCCTGGACGGCAAGGTGGAGATGGACGACAATTTCGTGGACCTGCACCCCGAGGCCGAGGCGTACTACCAGCGCGAGCACGCCGCGCCCGAGGAGAATCTGGCCCGAGACGCCGGGCTCTCCTTTGTCCGGCTGCCCGGATGGGTCGGGCTGATGGTCAACGGCGCGGGGCTGGCCATGGCCACCATGGACCTGCTCAACTTCTCGGGCCTGCCCGCCAGCAATTTCCTGGACCTGGGCGGCGCGGCCGATCAGAAACGCATGGAGACCGCCCTGGAGCTGCTCTTCGGCGACACCCAAGTTAAGGCCATTTTTATCAATCTATTCGGCGGGATACTTTCATGCGAGAAGGTCGCCCTGGCCATGCAGGGGGCCCTCGGGGGCAAATCCCCGGAGAAGCCCATAGTGGTCCGCATGTCCGGCAAGGACGCCGAAGCCGGACTCAAGATCCTTCGGGAATTGAACGCGGACAACCTGCACATGGCCGGAGACATGCAGGCGGCCATCGCCATCCTGGATACCATCCGGCCCCCCCAAACCGAGGCCGTGGACTATCCCGCCCCCCTGGATCTCCCCCTGGGCCCGCGTCCCGCTCCCACGGGCTGGCAAAGCGAGACGATCTTCGCCGTCGACGCGGACACGCCTATTCTGGTCCAGGGCATCACCGGCCGCGAAGGCCAGTTGCACACCCGGCTCATGCAGGAATACGGAGCCAACGTGGTGGCGGGCGTAACCCCGTTCAAGGGCGGTCAGGAGATCCTCGGCGTCCCGGTCTACAACTCCATCGCCGAAGCCCGGCGCGCTCACGACATCGGCGCGTCCATCATCTTCGTGCCCCCGCGCATGGCCGCCGATGCCGTGGCCGAAGCCGCGAGCAACGAAATCCCGTGGACCGTGTGCATCACCGAGGGCATCACCCAACACGAGATGCTGGCCGCCTTCGGGCGGGCCAAGGGCTCGCCGACCCGCATCGTCGGCCCGAACACGCCGGGCATCATCGTTCCCGGCCGGACCAAGATCGGCATCATGCCGACCATGCCGTTCATGCCCGGACCTGTGGCCGTGCTCTCCCGCAGCGGCACCCTGACCTACGAGGTGGCCGACCGCCTGACCAGGGCCGGAATCGGCCAATCCATATGCGTGGGCATCGGCGGTGATCCGTTTATCGGAGTCGATTTTGTTGATATGTTCGAAATGATACGAAATCACGACCAGACCAGGGCCGTGATCGTCCTTGGTGAAATCGGTGGACAGGCGGAAGAGAATCTGGCTGAATACGTCGTCCGCACGGGATTCGACAAACCGGTCATCTCGTTCATCGCCGGACAGACCGCCCCTGCGGGCAAACGGCTGGGCCACGCCGGAGCCATATTGGAGGCAGGCGGCGGCATACAAGCCAAACTCGAAACCATGGGCAAGGCCGGATTCGCGGTCTGCCCCAGCCTGGAAGCCGTTGCTGAGACGACGGCAAGGGCTTTGGAATAA
- a CDS encoding exopolyphosphatase, with protein MRLVTRSDFDGLACATLLKHLGIIDDYLFAHPKDLQDGRVEVTGDDILANVPYVKGCGLWFDHHTSEQDRLGDIEFEGASKPLPSCARVVYEYYGADKFPAACENFIKAVDKVDSANLTVEEITHPTDWILLGFIMDPRTGLGRYRNYRISNYQLMLDMIEYCRTMTAREILEINDVKERVDKYFEDGEDFVKMLRDNAEVHGDAVVMDLRRQDPIYCGNRFMVYTLFPECSVSVRVIWGFKKQNVVLTVGHSILNRTSKVDVGALMLTLGGGGHRAVGTCQVPEAAVPEALEKILARINAA; from the coding sequence ATGAGACTCGTGACCCGCTCCGACTTCGACGGCTTGGCCTGCGCCACCCTTCTCAAACACCTTGGCATCATTGACGATTATCTGTTCGCCCATCCCAAGGATCTGCAGGACGGCCGGGTGGAGGTGACCGGTGACGACATCCTGGCCAATGTGCCCTATGTAAAAGGGTGCGGCCTGTGGTTCGATCACCACACCAGCGAGCAGGACCGGCTGGGCGACATCGAATTCGAGGGCGCGAGCAAGCCCCTGCCGAGTTGTGCGCGGGTGGTCTACGAGTATTACGGCGCGGACAAATTTCCGGCCGCCTGCGAGAATTTCATCAAGGCCGTGGACAAGGTGGATTCCGCGAACCTGACCGTGGAGGAGATCACCCACCCCACGGACTGGATTCTGCTCGGCTTCATCATGGACCCCAGGACCGGACTCGGCCGCTATCGGAACTACCGCATCAGCAACTACCAGCTCATGCTCGACATGATCGAGTACTGCCGCACCATGACGGCGCGGGAAATCCTTGAAATCAACGACGTAAAGGAACGCGTGGACAAATATTTCGAGGACGGCGAGGACTTCGTCAAAATGCTCCGGGACAACGCCGAGGTACACGGCGACGCGGTGGTCATGGACCTGCGCCGCCAGGACCCCATCTACTGCGGCAACCGGTTCATGGTCTATACCCTGTTCCCGGAGTGCTCCGTCAGCGTGCGCGTCATCTGGGGATTCAAGAAACAGAACGTAGTCCTGACCGTGGGCCATTCCATCCTCAACCGAACCAGCAAGGTGGATGTGGGCGCGCTGATGCTCACCCTGGGCGGCGGCGGACATCGGGCCGTGGGCACCTGCCAGGTCCCGGAGGCCGCAGTCCCCGAGGCCCTGGAAAAGATTCTCGCCCGGATCAACGCGGCCTAG
- a CDS encoding tRNA nucleotidyltransferase has protein sequence MKVYLAGGAVRDLLLGRPLHDRDYLVMGSTREEFLGAFPDAREVGRTFPIFLVDGLEFSFPRANSLNEELESRDLTVNAQLLDEDGELICHPQGFDDLAARVLRPASPHSLTEDPLRVLRAARFAAQLPTFTPHAELIEAMREVGTSGRLEALSADRVVPELRKALESPKPGNFLRLLAEADCLLPWFPEFETARSVPAGPLPYHDSDVLTHTCRVMDDLAGDPVAVWMGLAHDLGKILTPRERLPRHYGHDLAGVPLAETAALRLRMPNEYKTAGMKAARWHMTAARYGHLRPGTRVDLLMDLHLSRTLAPLFKLVRADHGEDHIERARKELKVILPVRLAPEDMNHGAESGEKLRMLRAQALRNG, from the coding sequence ATGAAAGTGTACCTGGCTGGCGGCGCGGTCCGCGATCTCCTGCTCGGCAGGCCCCTGCACGACAGGGATTACCTGGTCATGGGATCCACCCGCGAGGAGTTCCTCGGGGCCTTTCCCGACGCCCGTGAAGTGGGCCGGACCTTTCCGATCTTCCTGGTGGACGGCCTGGAGTTCTCCTTCCCCAGGGCAAACTCCCTGAATGAAGAATTAGAATCCCGCGACCTGACTGTCAATGCACAACTGCTCGACGAGGACGGTGAACTCATCTGCCACCCGCAGGGATTCGACGACCTCGCGGCGCGCGTCCTGCGTCCCGCCTCGCCCCACTCCCTGACCGAGGACCCCCTGCGGGTCCTGCGCGCGGCCCGCTTCGCCGCTCAACTGCCGACGTTCACCCCCCACGCGGAGCTGATCGAAGCCATGCGCGAAGTCGGCACCTCGGGACGGCTCGAAGCCCTCTCGGCCGACCGGGTGGTGCCGGAGTTGCGCAAGGCCCTGGAGAGCCCCAAGCCCGGCAACTTCCTGCGTCTGCTGGCCGAGGCGGACTGCCTGCTGCCGTGGTTCCCGGAGTTCGAGACCGCCCGGTCCGTCCCGGCGGGCCCCCTGCCCTACCACGACAGCGATGTGCTGACACACACCTGCCGGGTCATGGACGACCTGGCCGGGGACCCCGTGGCGGTCTGGATGGGTCTGGCCCACGACCTGGGCAAGATCCTGACGCCCAGAGAGCGGCTGCCTCGCCATTACGGCCACGACCTGGCGGGCGTCCCTCTGGCCGAGACCGCCGCCCTGCGGCTGCGCATGCCCAACGAATACAAGACCGCGGGCATGAAGGCCGCGCGCTGGCACATGACTGCGGCCCGCTACGGGCATTTGCGCCCCGGCACCAGGGTGGACCTGCTCATGGACCTGCACCTTTCCCGTACCCTTGCGCCCCTGTTCAAGCTCGTCCGGGCCGACCATGGCGAGGACCATATCGAACGCGCCCGCAAGGAACTGAAGGTCATCTTGCCGGTCCGGCTCGCCCCGGAGGACATGAACCACGGGGCCGAATCCGGGGAAAAGCTGCGCATGCTTCGGGCGCAGGCGCTGCGCAACGGCTGA
- a CDS encoding biotin--[acetyl-CoA-carboxylase] ligase, whose translation MEPASADTPPVHPLWQADLRGYGPWTPAEGNAIPSGWLRGGGLAHGTVVVARTCTSTMELAARLVADGLLGPWGAVIGVRQTRGRGQLRRPWASLAGNMHASIVLPPAPAEGPWSEALSALLPLVAGHVVSEVLGGLGADLRVKWPNDILQDGRKVGGMLIEERNGTSIVGVGLNLADCPEDAQMREDHSVPAAKIRLPFFSAGPAALLDQLVNQGKTVYAVMLDEIPPPRFISMFESKLAWFGRTILVKEGDDSSYEALLAGLSLNGGLVLRRGGEESVLYSGSIFPLQVPHGAGRA comes from the coding sequence ATGGAACCGGCGTCCGCCGATACGCCGCCGGTGCATCCACTCTGGCAGGCCGACCTGCGTGGTTACGGCCCCTGGACGCCTGCGGAAGGGAACGCGATTCCGTCGGGCTGGCTGAGGGGGGGCGGTCTTGCACACGGCACCGTGGTCGTGGCCCGGACCTGCACCAGCACCATGGAGCTGGCCGCCCGGCTGGTCGCCGACGGACTGCTTGGCCCGTGGGGTGCCGTGATCGGCGTCCGGCAGACGCGGGGCCGGGGACAGTTGCGGCGTCCGTGGGCGTCTCTGGCCGGCAACATGCACGCCTCCATCGTGCTCCCGCCCGCGCCCGCCGAGGGACCGTGGTCCGAGGCCCTGTCCGCCCTCCTGCCATTGGTGGCCGGGCACGTGGTCAGCGAGGTCCTGGGCGGCCTGGGCGCGGATCTCCGGGTCAAGTGGCCGAACGACATTCTCCAGGATGGGCGCAAGGTTGGCGGAATGTTGATCGAAGAGCGAAACGGTACGTCCATCGTCGGCGTGGGGCTGAATCTCGCCGACTGTCCGGAGGACGCGCAAATGCGCGAAGATCATTCGGTGCCTGCCGCGAAAATCAGGCTGCCGTTCTTTTCGGCCGGTCCCGCAGCCCTCCTCGATCAGCTTGTAAACCAAGGGAAAACCGTGTATGCAGTAATGCTCGACGAGATTCCACCCCCTCGATTCATCTCAATGTTCGAGAGCAAGCTCGCCTGGTTCGGACGAACTATCTTGGTCAAGGAAGGAGACGATAGCTCCTACGAGGCTCTTTTGGCGGGCCTTTCCTTGAATGGTGGACTTGTTCTGCGTCGTGGCGGAGAAGAATCGGTGCTGTACTCGGGATCGATATTTCCTCTCCAGGTTCCGCATGGGGCGGGACGGGCATAA